A genomic region of Caldicellulosiruptor acetigenus contains the following coding sequences:
- a CDS encoding carbohydrate ABC transporter permease, producing MKIKPSVGDKIFNIFNVTLMLIICFLTLYPVWYIIVYSFNEGKDAMLGGIYFWPRKFTLDNYKTVFSNSDITTAFMVTVARTVITTTLHVFFTAMVAYAFLRKELMGRKIYMAMGTITLFFGGGLIPYFLLIKSLGLYNTFWVYVIPGMFNFYNLIIFQAFFRELPIELEESAKIDGANDFIIFTRIILPLSTPVLATIALFVGVYNWNDYFMGVIFINNPKLQPIQTFLYKVIAQTTSNQMLAYAPGGIATRNVTSQSLKMATMVITTLPIVCVYPFLQKYFVKGLLIGAIKG from the coding sequence ATGAAAATCAAGCCTTCAGTTGGGGATAAGATATTTAACATATTTAATGTAACATTAATGCTTATAATATGTTTTTTAACATTATATCCAGTTTGGTACATCATAGTATATTCATTTAACGAAGGAAAAGATGCAATGCTTGGCGGCATCTACTTTTGGCCTCGTAAGTTTACGCTGGATAACTATAAAACAGTGTTTAGCAATAGCGACATAACAACGGCGTTCATGGTAACAGTGGCAAGAACAGTTATAACAACCACGCTGCATGTATTTTTCACTGCAATGGTTGCATATGCCTTTTTGAGAAAAGAACTCATGGGAAGAAAGATTTACATGGCCATGGGAACAATAACCCTCTTTTTTGGAGGAGGTCTTATACCATATTTCCTGCTTATTAAAAGTTTGGGACTATACAATACCTTTTGGGTTTATGTAATACCTGGAATGTTCAACTTTTATAATCTCATTATATTTCAAGCCTTTTTCAGAGAACTTCCCATTGAACTTGAAGAGTCTGCAAAAATTGATGGTGCAAACGACTTTATAATATTTACAAGGATAATACTTCCACTATCAACACCAGTTTTAGCGACAATAGCGCTTTTTGTAGGTGTTTATAACTGGAATGACTATTTTATGGGGGTTATATTCATAAATAATCCAAAGCTTCAGCCGATACAAACATTTTTGTACAAGGTCATAGCCCAGACAACATCAAATCAGATGCTCGCATACGCACCGGGTGGGATTGCAACCAGAAATGTAACTTCTCAATCCCTCAAAATGGCTACAATGGTTATTACCACATTACCAATTGTGTGTGTCTATCCATTTTTGCAGAAGTATTTCGTTAAAGGTCTTTTAATCGGTGCTATAAAAGGATAA
- a CDS encoding extracellular solute-binding protein, producing MKKLKLKRLFAVVVVIAFVASLIPFAIGSAASSVKPGWKEDAKKPITFDWYINFSWFGTKWGGNVVSDYITKKTGVKINFIVPAGNENEKLNVMIASNTLPDFITLGWWEEAVKKMIAGKLVYALDELAKKYDPYFFTVANKQRLGWYTEPDGHVYGYPNASYTPSDYQNPKLKIYSNQTFLVRKDMYEALGKPDMRKPDTFLKALADAKKKFPTVNGQPLIPIGFHEFTDTGCYSLESYLWNFLALPREKNGKLYDIVAHPEYIRWLKTFNEAYRRGLIAKDVFIDKRAQMEEKIAQGRYFSMIYQRTDFVAQQQELYKKNPNMIYIAVDGPANSKLEKPKLAGPGIAGWTLTMISKNNKDPKRAIRFMSYWLSPEGQKDFYLGQKGVTWDVINGKEQFKPDVVKLMQTDRPTFDKKYGAELTYWMLGDWPYVSQWDPGMPPYLQQMADWTLGKTVSYAQYDNLNPPADSPEGIIARKIALKWGQTLPKLIMAKSPAEFDKIFKEFQNYKKQVGFDKLLAWQQKKLEENKKKLGIK from the coding sequence ATGAAAAAGCTCAAACTCAAAAGACTTTTTGCTGTGGTTGTAGTCATTGCGTTTGTTGCAAGCTTAATTCCATTTGCGATTGGCAGTGCAGCAAGCTCTGTCAAGCCGGGCTGGAAAGAGGATGCTAAAAAACCAATCACATTCGACTGGTACATCAACTTTTCATGGTTCGGCACAAAATGGGGTGGCAATGTAGTTTCTGATTACATCACTAAAAAGACAGGTGTTAAGATTAACTTCATTGTCCCAGCAGGAAATGAAAATGAAAAGCTCAATGTTATGATTGCTTCAAACACATTGCCAGACTTTATAACTCTTGGCTGGTGGGAAGAAGCAGTTAAAAAAATGATTGCAGGGAAGCTTGTATATGCTTTGGATGAGCTTGCAAAGAAGTATGATCCATACTTCTTCACAGTTGCAAACAAGCAAAGACTTGGTTGGTATACAGAACCAGATGGGCATGTCTATGGCTATCCAAACGCATCTTATACACCAAGTGATTATCAGAATCCAAAACTAAAAATTTATTCTAATCAAACATTCCTTGTAAGAAAGGATATGTATGAAGCTCTTGGCAAGCCTGACATGAGAAAACCAGATACTTTCTTGAAAGCTTTGGCTGACGCTAAAAAGAAATTCCCAACAGTAAACGGCCAGCCACTTATTCCAATTGGATTCCATGAATTTACGGACACAGGCTGCTACTCACTTGAGAGCTACCTGTGGAATTTCTTGGCGCTGCCACGTGAGAAGAATGGAAAACTTTATGACATTGTAGCACATCCAGAGTATATCAGATGGCTCAAGACATTTAATGAAGCTTATAGAAGAGGGCTCATTGCAAAGGATGTGTTTATTGACAAGAGAGCGCAGATGGAAGAAAAGATTGCTCAGGGAAGATACTTTAGTATGATTTATCAGAGAACAGACTTTGTTGCTCAGCAGCAAGAACTTTACAAGAAAAATCCTAACATGATTTATATAGCAGTTGACGGTCCTGCAAACTCAAAGCTTGAAAAGCCAAAACTTGCAGGTCCTGGCATCGCGGGATGGACTCTTACCATGATTTCAAAGAATAACAAAGATCCAAAGAGAGCTATAAGATTTATGAGCTACTGGCTCAGCCCAGAAGGTCAGAAAGATTTCTATCTTGGACAAAAGGGCGTAACATGGGATGTAATAAATGGCAAAGAACAGTTCAAACCAGATGTAGTAAAACTTATGCAGACAGACAGGCCAACATTTGATAAGAAGTACGGTGCAGAGCTTACCTACTGGATGCTTGGTGACTGGCCATATGTATCCCAGTGGGACCCTGGCATGCCACCATACCTACAACAGATGGCTGATTGGACACTTGGAAAAACTGTTAGCTATGCACAGTATGACAATCTAAATCCACCTGCTGACAGCCCAGAGGGTATTATCGCACGAAAGATTGCTCTTAAATGGGGCCAGACTCTGCCAAAACTTATAATGGCAAAATCACCAGCTGAGTTTGATAAAATCTTCAAAGAGTTCCAGAACTACAAAAAGCAAGTAGGTTTTGATAAATTACTTGCATGGCAGCAGAAGAAGTTAGAAGAGAACAAGAAGAAGCTGGGAATTAAATAA
- a CDS encoding response regulator transcription factor — protein MRKVLIVDDEKLIRKGIRTILERNVADLDEIKEASNGKEALDLLFSEKFDILIIDIRLPQMDGISVLKKIQNLSHKPKIIVISGYDEFSYAKECMQYGARGYILKPVDKKELIEIVEKVKSELQEEENNLRLISLQKIMRAKMFESEINNIIFSGMDIDRFKERLKDMEIPADEKVMAVYFLLPGSNPDQNDFSAEEDKLKLSKILPEGSYVSTIYNQRKDILIFTKMAFCYEDIKKSYETLTGRKVYTGICDLHENFENVKLLYERAYKTALYSFILSKDIEFWSQISWREKEKLSQFDRIEKLKELILAGKQKDAIRFLENIFDYHFFNKYSTDSILALSEKLYTQIVDWFCHHVPKKVLDIHEYQVLASMFNFTTISDYVNHFKKFIVEATEMVSSLKGILNVKDEVDEAIKFINQNYHKDINMAMVANHVSLNYYYFSSIFKEKIGMSFLDYLNKVRIEKAKELLVNTDLKVWEIAEKVGYKNPKHFARIFKDITGLTPNEYRDTQKRLQE, from the coding sequence ATGAGAAAGGTGCTAATTGTCGATGATGAAAAGCTTATTCGAAAAGGTATCAGAACAATCTTAGAGAGAAATGTTGCCGATTTAGATGAAATAAAAGAAGCATCAAATGGAAAAGAGGCTCTGGATCTTCTCTTTTCAGAAAAATTTGACATTTTGATAATAGATATAAGACTTCCCCAGATGGATGGAATATCTGTTTTAAAGAAAATCCAAAATTTGTCTCATAAACCCAAAATTATCGTAATAAGTGGATATGATGAGTTCAGTTATGCTAAAGAATGTATGCAATATGGAGCAAGAGGATATATTTTAAAACCTGTAGATAAAAAAGAGCTTATCGAAATTGTAGAAAAGGTCAAAAGTGAACTTCAAGAGGAAGAAAATAACTTAAGGCTTATATCTTTGCAAAAAATTATGAGAGCAAAGATGTTTGAGTCGGAGATAAACAACATCATCTTTTCAGGAATGGATATAGACAGGTTCAAAGAAAGGTTAAAGGATATGGAAATACCAGCAGATGAAAAAGTGATGGCTGTATATTTTCTTCTACCCGGAAGTAACCCTGACCAAAACGATTTTTCGGCAGAAGAGGACAAGTTAAAGCTCAGTAAAATATTGCCGGAAGGAAGCTATGTTTCTACCATATATAACCAGAGAAAAGACATTTTGATATTTACAAAAATGGCTTTTTGCTATGAGGATATAAAGAAAAGTTATGAGACTTTGACGGGAAGAAAAGTTTATACAGGTATTTGTGACTTGCACGAAAATTTTGAGAATGTGAAACTGCTTTATGAGAGAGCTTATAAAACAGCACTCTACAGCTTTATTTTAAGCAAAGATATTGAATTTTGGTCACAGATTTCTTGGCGTGAAAAAGAAAAGCTTAGTCAGTTTGACAGGATTGAAAAGTTGAAAGAATTAATTCTTGCCGGCAAGCAAAAAGATGCAATTAGGTTTTTGGAAAACATTTTTGATTACCACTTTTTTAACAAATATTCGACAGACAGCATCTTAGCACTTTCCGAAAAACTTTACACACAAATTGTGGACTGGTTTTGCCATCACGTGCCTAAAAAGGTGCTCGACATCCATGAATATCAAGTGCTTGCCAGCATGTTCAATTTTACAACTATATCCGATTATGTAAACCACTTTAAAAAGTTTATTGTTGAGGCAACAGAGATGGTCAGTTCCTTGAAGGGAATTTTGAATGTGAAAGATGAAGTTGATGAGGCCATTAAATTTATAAATCAAAACTATCACAAGGACATAAACATGGCAATGGTGGCAAACCATGTGTCGCTAAATTATTATTACTTTTCAAGCATCTTTAAAGAAAAGATAGGGATGAGTTTTTTGGACTATTTAAACAAAGTGAGGATTGAAAAAGCCAAGGAACTTCTTGTGAATACCGATTTAAAAGTTTGGGAGATAGCCGAGAAGGTAGGTTATAAAAATCCCAAACACTTTGCAAGAATATTCAAAGACATTACAGGACTTACTCCAAATGAATACAGAGATACTCAAAAAAGATTGCAAGAATAG
- a CDS encoding ABC transporter permease, with protein sequence MESAISPNVQHGRQSGFRRFLHKLNEQKYLQAMAIPGVIWMIIFNYIPMYGIIIAFKEYDITLGFNKSPWVGLANFKEFFADERFWLIIKNTVGISFFKLLVGFPLPILFAVLLNELVSVRFKRTVQTISYLPHFISWVVLGGILMNWLSETGLINIILTKIGILKQPIAFLAEPKYFWGITVVSEVWKELGWNAIIYLAAIAGIDPELYEAATVDGAGRFTKMFKITIPCISGTIAIMFILAVSGLMNSNFDQIFVLRNPLNADASDVIDIYVYRMGIEAFRFSYATAIGLFKSIIALILLLTANGVTKKLTDKSLF encoded by the coding sequence ATGGAATCAGCTATTTCACCGAATGTGCAGCATGGCCGCCAAAGTGGCTTTAGAAGATTTTTGCACAAGTTAAATGAACAAAAATACCTTCAGGCAATGGCAATACCTGGTGTAATTTGGATGATTATTTTTAACTACATACCAATGTATGGAATAATAATTGCATTTAAAGAATACGACATTACTTTAGGATTTAATAAATCACCATGGGTAGGTCTTGCTAATTTTAAGGAATTCTTTGCTGATGAAAGATTCTGGCTGATAATAAAAAACACAGTGGGAATAAGCTTTTTCAAACTTCTTGTAGGATTTCCTCTTCCCATATTGTTTGCAGTGCTTCTAAATGAGCTTGTGTCAGTCAGGTTCAAAAGAACTGTTCAAACAATCTCTTACCTGCCACATTTTATATCTTGGGTTGTGCTTGGCGGAATACTTATGAACTGGCTATCAGAAACAGGTCTTATAAATATAATTTTAACAAAAATAGGAATATTAAAGCAGCCTATAGCTTTCTTGGCAGAACCAAAGTATTTTTGGGGAATCACGGTTGTGTCTGAAGTTTGGAAAGAACTTGGCTGGAATGCGATAATATACTTAGCTGCAATTGCTGGAATTGACCCAGAGCTTTATGAGGCAGCAACGGTTGATGGAGCAGGAAGGTTTACAAAGATGTTCAAGATAACCATACCGTGTATCTCTGGTACAATTGCTATTATGTTTATTTTAGCAGTAAGTGGACTTATGAATTCAAACTTTGACCAGATATTTGTTCTCAGAAACCCGCTTAATGCAGATGCTTCAGATGTAATTGATATTTACGTTTACCGAATGGGAATAGAAGCATTTAGATTTTCATATGCAACTGCAATAGGACTTTTCAAATCAATAATTGCACTGATATTACTTCTTACTGCAAATGGAGTAACAAAGAAACTTACTGATAAGTCATTATTCTAA
- a CDS encoding sensor histidine kinase, with the protein MDSSKLKRLVRNIFKLNIRQKLILTYVLIVALPLAILQVNAFYRVRIMTEKEYINNVNFEVSKLKNDVVRNVEQFIKATQFILNNQEFIEFVSTYQERSIDEIFSFKVNVLDKIEYLQYVNFNINRIRFFTNNYFIPEMWPTLYQIERLKSFKFIDRFLSDTKQTSLWKLNNTDILGPPLNNEEKVVSLYTKVTDLVGNLIGIIEVNMKVDEFFASELSRESDNSVTIVISDDGDVIFSKQTPAFLKRLNISSKKLIEILEKKSTAQEDEGIVHLKINKNSAAFVYTSIPALNIKLYKLILFDELAQKINGITLQMLGQVLILIIASSILIFILITLILKKLRQVILSMRAVENGNFDVSIDIKGDDEIDELAQHFLNMVEKLKILIGEMVRREVAQKDAQIKALQSQINAHFIYNVLENIKMMAEYSENYDVSDAITKLGKMMRYNMSWKRKFVTLKEEIENIQNYISLMNIRYDKEIKLLVNVDNEILNIEVPKLILQPIVENAINYGIEPKGEGGSIFIDGSIIGNYIVISIIDDGLGIEEEKLVAIQTALENDTEAECYQGQGIALKNVNERIKLAYGKEFGIKIDSKFGEFTKVTITLPYNRF; encoded by the coding sequence ATGGATAGTTCCAAATTAAAACGGCTTGTAAGGAACATATTTAAATTAAACATTCGTCAAAAACTCATTTTAACTTATGTTCTCATAGTTGCACTGCCGCTTGCAATCCTTCAGGTAAATGCTTTTTACAGGGTAAGGATTATGACAGAAAAAGAGTATATAAACAATGTCAATTTTGAGGTCAGCAAACTGAAAAATGATGTTGTAAGGAATGTTGAACAGTTTATCAAAGCAACTCAATTTATTTTAAACAACCAGGAATTTATTGAGTTTGTATCCACGTACCAGGAAAGAAGTATCGACGAGATTTTTTCTTTTAAAGTAAATGTTCTTGACAAGATAGAATATCTTCAGTATGTGAATTTCAACATAAACAGGATAAGGTTTTTTACAAACAACTATTTTATTCCTGAAATGTGGCCCACATTGTACCAGATAGAGAGGTTAAAAAGTTTTAAGTTTATAGATAGATTCTTGTCTGATACAAAACAGACATCACTTTGGAAACTAAACAACACTGACATACTTGGACCGCCGCTTAACAATGAGGAAAAGGTGGTGTCGCTGTATACAAAGGTTACAGATTTAGTAGGCAATTTGATAGGTATAATTGAAGTTAACATGAAAGTTGATGAGTTTTTTGCAAGCGAGCTTTCGCGGGAAAGTGACAATTCAGTTACAATTGTTATTTCTGACGATGGAGATGTAATTTTCAGTAAACAGACACCTGCTTTTTTAAAAAGACTCAATATTAGCAGTAAAAAGCTTATTGAAATATTAGAAAAAAAGAGCACAGCTCAAGAGGATGAGGGAATTGTTCATTTAAAGATTAACAAAAATTCAGCAGCGTTTGTGTACACTTCTATTCCTGCCTTGAACATAAAACTTTACAAGCTCATTTTATTTGACGAACTTGCACAAAAAATAAATGGAATAACACTTCAGATGCTGGGGCAAGTATTGATTTTAATTATTGCTTCATCAATCCTGATTTTTATTTTAATCACTCTGATTCTTAAGAAGCTAAGACAGGTAATTCTCAGCATGAGAGCTGTTGAGAACGGGAACTTTGACGTCTCAATTGATATTAAAGGTGATGATGAGATTGACGAGCTTGCCCAGCATTTTTTGAACATGGTGGAAAAGCTCAAGATATTGATTGGAGAGATGGTCAGAAGAGAGGTTGCCCAGAAAGACGCTCAAATAAAGGCTTTACAGTCTCAAATCAATGCTCATTTTATCTACAATGTGCTTGAAAATATAAAGATGATGGCAGAATACAGTGAGAATTATGATGTTTCAGACGCGATAACAAAACTTGGCAAGATGATGAGATACAATATGAGCTGGAAGAGGAAATTTGTTACTCTAAAAGAAGAAATAGAAAATATTCAAAATTACATTTCGCTCATGAACATAAGATATGACAAGGAAATAAAACTTCTTGTAAATGTAGATAATGAAATTTTAAATATTGAGGTGCCAAAGCTTATTTTGCAGCCGATAGTTGAAAATGCAATAAATTATGGAATTGAACCAAAAGGCGAGGGTGGAAGCATTTTTATAGACGGAAGCATAATTGGCAATTACATAGTCATTTCAATAATAGATGATGGACTTGGGATTGAAGAGGAAAAGCTTGTTGCAATTCAAACAGCCTTAGAAAATGATACAGAAGCAGAATGTTATCAAGGCCAAGGAATAGCTCTCAAGAATGTAAACGAAAGGATAAAACTTGCCTATGGAAAGGAATTCGGAATTAAGATAGATAGCAAGTTTGGCGAGTTCACAAAGGTGACAATAACTTTGCCGTACAATAGATTTTAA